The Pseudoalteromonas translucida KMM 520 genome has a window encoding:
- a CDS encoding type IV pilus secretin PilQ, which yields MAQINNKKGHTNMYKDVGSLHRVLSALLVILALLIAKTAVAEPLLYDVRYNPLLKGETELQLVFDEELTLQPSIQVFNSPARIEMLFTNAQLEQGLADVAVNLAGINNVTSVMTSNGLKVTVHLERLKIYETQVNNNLVSLRISDNPLTEQALTTEDAADSIGGSYINRIQSIDFRRGEKGEAKVLVFLQDTQAAIEVHESGGKIIAEFHHTDILDDLLYELDVLDFGTIVSNIETFKEDNLSRIVIEPNAAFTFTYQQIDNIFTLNVEKDETQNAYLDGGKEYQGRPMTLNFQDISVRAVLQIIAGYNDFNLVTSDSVTGNITLRLDGVPWDQALDVVLRIKGLDKRMDGSILMVAPSEELAAREAKDLKAKQQVEDLEPLYSEYIRLNYAKAEDFADLLKTDTNSIITPRGSVSVDQRTNTLLMKDTAKSIESVRRMVETLDIPVKQVVIEARMVTVRDNVTEDLGVRWGFSDQQGTDGISGTLEGAENISNGNIPSLSDRLNVNLPVANPSASIGMHIAKLANGTLIDLELTALEEENKGEIIASPRITAANQQKARIEQGTEIPYVESASSGATTVSFKKAVLSLEVTPHITPDNKVILNLIITQDTRGDTVQTGTGPAVAIDTQQIETQVLVENGQTVVLGGIFQQQIINSTKKVPLLGDIPYIGRLFKSTSEFNEKRELLIFVTPKIQVD from the coding sequence ATGGCGCAAATTAATAACAAAAAAGGTCATACAAATATGTATAAGGATGTAGGTTCGCTTCATCGTGTATTGTCAGCTTTATTAGTGATTTTAGCACTATTGATAGCCAAAACTGCAGTAGCTGAGCCGCTACTTTATGACGTACGCTATAATCCATTATTAAAAGGCGAAACCGAACTACAGCTGGTATTTGATGAAGAATTAACCCTGCAACCAAGTATTCAAGTGTTCAATAGCCCAGCACGTATAGAAATGCTTTTTACCAATGCACAGTTAGAGCAAGGGTTAGCCGATGTTGCTGTTAATTTGGCTGGAATAAATAATGTAACCAGCGTAATGACAAGTAACGGTTTAAAAGTAACGGTACATCTTGAGCGTTTGAAAATTTATGAAACCCAGGTTAATAATAACTTGGTCTCGCTGCGTATCTCTGATAATCCATTAACCGAGCAAGCGCTAACGACTGAAGATGCTGCAGATAGCATTGGTGGTAGCTACATTAATCGTATTCAATCTATTGATTTTCGCCGTGGTGAAAAGGGCGAAGCTAAAGTATTGGTATTTTTGCAAGATACTCAAGCCGCAATAGAAGTGCATGAAAGTGGCGGTAAAATTATTGCTGAGTTTCATCATACTGATATTTTAGATGATTTATTATATGAATTAGATGTACTTGATTTTGGTACTATTGTTAGCAATATAGAAACGTTTAAAGAAGATAACCTAAGCAGAATTGTTATTGAGCCAAACGCAGCATTTACGTTTACTTATCAGCAAATAGATAACATTTTCACCTTAAATGTTGAAAAAGACGAAACCCAAAATGCTTACCTTGATGGTGGTAAAGAATATCAAGGTCGACCAATGACCCTGAACTTTCAAGACATTTCGGTACGTGCAGTGTTGCAAATTATAGCCGGCTACAACGACTTTAACTTGGTAACCAGTGATTCTGTAACGGGGAATATAACACTGCGTTTAGATGGCGTGCCGTGGGATCAAGCGCTTGATGTGGTACTCAGAATAAAAGGCCTTGATAAGCGTATGGATGGCTCTATTTTAATGGTAGCCCCATCAGAAGAGCTTGCAGCACGTGAAGCAAAAGATTTAAAAGCAAAGCAACAAGTAGAAGATTTAGAGCCTTTGTACAGCGAGTACATTCGCTTAAATTATGCAAAGGCCGAAGATTTTGCAGACTTACTAAAAACGGACACTAACAGCATTATAACTCCAAGAGGGAGTGTGTCGGTTGATCAGCGTACCAATACATTATTAATGAAAGATACGGCAAAAAGTATCGAAAGCGTACGCCGTATGGTCGAAACGCTAGATATACCCGTAAAGCAGGTTGTAATTGAAGCGCGCATGGTTACCGTACGCGACAACGTAACAGAAGATTTAGGGGTACGTTGGGGCTTTAGTGATCAGCAAGGAACCGATGGTATTTCAGGTACCCTAGAGGGGGCTGAAAACATCTCTAACGGAAATATTCCAAGCTTGTCTGATAGATTAAATGTAAACCTGCCGGTTGCTAATCCTTCAGCTAGCATAGGTATGCATATTGCTAAACTAGCTAATGGTACGTTAATTGATTTAGAGCTAACTGCGCTTGAAGAAGAAAATAAAGGTGAAATTATTGCTAGTCCGCGAATTACTGCGGCTAACCAGCAAAAGGCGCGGATTGAACAAGGTACCGAAATACCTTATGTTGAGTCTGCCTCGAGTGGTGCGACAACAGTAAGCTTTAAAAAAGCAGTGCTTAGCTTAGAAGTAACACCGCATATAACACCTGATAACAAAGTTATTTTGAATTTAATTATCACTCAAGATACCCGAGGTGATACAGTACAGACCGGAACAGGGCCTGCAGTTGCAATTGATACGCAACAAATTGAAACGCAGGTACTAGTAGAAAATGGCCAAACAGTTGTTTTGGGTGGTATTTTTCAACAGCAAATTATTAATTCGACCAAAAAAGTTCCTTTATTGGGCGACATTCCATATATTGGAAGACTGTTTAAAAGTACCAGTGAGTTTAACGAAAAGCGTGAACTACTGATTTTCGTCACTCCTAAGATACAAGTTGATTAG
- a CDS encoding pilus assembly protein PilP, whose product MNKLPLVAIFTMLLSGCNSDTSEQKEFIDQVKASTTPRVEKIPELIQFEYFEYNAGQLRSPFVAPQPEIIQNKLTQIKNCLHPDPDRVRQPLEKYPLDNLAMKGTLGSNSQTWALITAADATLHRVTVGSYLGTYDGKVKKVSSDYIELIELIPDGSGCWKERQTKLEMLEATIDGAN is encoded by the coding sequence ATGAATAAACTCCCTTTAGTGGCTATTTTTACAATGTTATTGAGTGGCTGTAATAGTGACACTTCTGAACAAAAAGAATTTATTGATCAGGTAAAAGCAAGTACAACCCCCAGAGTTGAAAAAATACCAGAGCTCATTCAGTTTGAGTATTTTGAATACAATGCGGGTCAATTACGTAGCCCATTTGTAGCTCCACAACCTGAAATTATACAAAATAAGTTAACGCAAATTAAAAACTGTTTGCACCCAGATCCAGATAGAGTTCGCCAGCCATTAGAAAAATATCCGCTAGATAACCTAGCGATGAAAGGCACACTAGGTTCTAATAGCCAAACATGGGCACTTATTACCGCTGCTGATGCAACGCTGCATAGAGTAACCGTAGGGAGTTACTTGGGCACTTACGACGGAAAAGTAAAAAAAGTGAGTAGTGACTATATTGAGTTAATAGAATTAATCCCTGATGGGTCTGGCTGTTGGAAAGAGCGTCAGACTAAATTAGAAATGTTAGAGGCGACAATTGATGGCGCAAATTAA
- a CDS encoding type 4a pilus biogenesis protein PilO, with the protein MNLDLKAFKDIDWNEIELDNIGEWPVVVKVICGAFIAGLVLFFSYSLLVSDEIDSYHNAVAKEVELRTTYRTKYAVASKLDIYRLQMIEMEDKFSQLLKRLPTSNETPGLLDDLSYVGTTSGLTFLKIGWLPEVEKEFYTELPIKIEVVGTYHEFGQFVGKVAQLPRIVSLHDFSILSSGEKQLTFSVVAKTYRYEEGTK; encoded by the coding sequence ATGAACCTTGATTTAAAAGCATTTAAAGATATAGATTGGAATGAAATAGAACTTGATAACATCGGTGAATGGCCGGTTGTTGTTAAAGTTATTTGTGGTGCTTTTATCGCGGGTTTAGTGTTGTTTTTTAGCTATAGCTTATTAGTTTCAGATGAAATAGACAGTTATCACAATGCGGTAGCCAAAGAAGTGGAGCTGCGCACTACTTATCGCACCAAATATGCGGTAGCCAGTAAACTGGATATTTATCGTCTGCAAATGATTGAAATGGAAGATAAGTTTTCTCAGCTATTAAAGCGCCTACCAACCTCTAATGAAACCCCAGGCTTGTTAGATGACCTATCTTATGTGGGCACTACCAGTGGCTTAACCTTTTTAAAAATTGGTTGGTTGCCTGAAGTTGAAAAAGAATTTTATACCGAGCTGCCAATAAAAATAGAAGTGGTGGGGACTTATCATGAATTTGGTCAGTTTGTAGGTAAAGTGGCTCAATTACCGCGAATTGTTAGTTTACATGACTTTTCTATTTTATCATCAGGAGAAAAGCAGTTAACATTTAGTGTGGTTGCAAAAACATATCGCTACGAAGAGGGGACTAAATAA
- a CDS encoding PilN domain-containing protein translates to MPHINLLPWRELQREDSKKKFITLLIAVVVLCFLSMYLLSSFYGALKEGQNLKNNYLSAEISMLDKEIREIRELDKRKENLQQRMRLIENLQKSRNLGTQIMDEVAKIVPAGVYLTKLERRGNQIHVLGKSESNNRLSTLLREVQSSYLLERPVMQGIVAGDKSSRLLSDFNMEFYVKPFDKIGEVHDEP, encoded by the coding sequence ATGCCACATATAAATTTACTGCCTTGGCGTGAATTACAGCGTGAAGACTCAAAAAAGAAGTTTATTACTTTATTAATTGCAGTTGTTGTTTTATGTTTTTTGAGTATGTATTTATTGAGCTCATTTTATGGCGCTTTAAAAGAGGGGCAAAATCTAAAAAACAATTATCTTAGTGCAGAAATAAGTATGCTAGATAAAGAAATAAGAGAGATTAGAGAGCTAGATAAGAGAAAAGAAAACCTGCAGCAGCGTATGCGCTTAATTGAAAATTTGCAAAAGAGTCGTAATTTAGGCACGCAAATTATGGATGAAGTCGCAAAAATAGTTCCTGCAGGGGTTTATTTAACTAAGCTAGAGCGTCGCGGTAATCAAATACATGTACTTGGAAAAAGCGAATCAAATAATCGCCTTTCAACCTTGTTACGTGAAGTGCAAAGTTCTTATTTATTAGAGCGCCCAGTAATGCAAGGCATTGTTGCTGGCGATAAATCTTCGCGTTTGTTGAGTGATTTTAATATGGAATTTTATGTAAAACCATTCGATAAAATTGGCGAGGTACATGATGAACCTTGA
- a CDS encoding pilus assembly protein PilM — protein sequence MLSQLFKKPSSMMVGIDIGSHSIKAVLLSETDTGLRLEALAIEPMPKGAMSERTIQDIEAIGNVITKLKRKLPKSLKEAAVAVSGQTVITKVIFMDVTLSDAELESQIEIEADSLIPYPLDEVNLDFEKLSTNAADPSKMNVLLSAARTESVEARVGALEAANLVAKVVDVESYALSRAMDVYYQQLPSDAFNKCVAIVDIGAVLTLVSVVQAGDTIYTRDQVFGGDQYTNSIVAYYNKGFDEAEIGKATGDLPPNYTFEVLAPFQTALLQQVRRAVQMFLTTTGKDQLDYIVLTGGTAMISGFERLLVEELGIHTIVAEPFVNMEISPRVDRNVLQRHRTQFAIATGLALRSFSSCHI from the coding sequence ATGCTAAGTCAACTATTTAAAAAGCCATCGTCGATGATGGTAGGCATTGATATAGGATCGCACTCTATCAAAGCTGTACTGTTAAGTGAAACAGACACTGGGCTTCGATTAGAAGCACTTGCAATTGAACCTATGCCAAAAGGCGCCATGAGTGAGCGTACTATTCAAGATATTGAAGCAATTGGTAATGTAATAACTAAATTAAAACGAAAATTACCTAAATCACTAAAAGAAGCCGCGGTAGCTGTTTCAGGCCAGACCGTGATCACCAAGGTGATTTTCATGGATGTCACCTTAAGTGACGCTGAATTAGAATCGCAAATTGAAATTGAAGCAGACAGCTTAATCCCTTATCCATTAGATGAAGTTAATCTTGATTTTGAAAAGCTATCAACCAATGCCGCCGATCCTAGCAAAATGAATGTATTGCTTTCGGCTGCGCGTACTGAAAGCGTTGAAGCACGTGTTGGTGCATTAGAAGCTGCGAATTTAGTTGCTAAAGTGGTTGACGTAGAAAGCTACGCATTAAGCCGTGCAATGGATGTTTACTATCAACAGTTACCAAGTGACGCATTTAATAAGTGCGTGGCTATTGTTGATATTGGCGCGGTATTAACACTAGTAAGTGTAGTGCAGGCGGGCGATACAATTTATACCCGCGACCAAGTGTTTGGTGGCGATCAATACACTAATAGTATTGTTGCCTATTATAATAAAGGCTTTGATGAAGCTGAAATTGGTAAAGCAACCGGCGACTTGCCACCAAATTATACCTTTGAAGTACTTGCGCCATTTCAAACGGCCTTGCTACAGCAAGTGCGCCGAGCGGTGCAAATGTTTTTAACCACCACGGGTAAAGATCAACTAGATTATATTGTATTAACCGGTGGTACAGCTATGATTAGCGGTTTTGAGCGCTTATTAGTCGAAGAGTTAGGTATACACACAATTGTAGCTGAGCCATTTGTAAATATGGAAATATCTCCTAGAGTTGACCGTAATGTATTACAACGTCATCGCACGCAATTTGCTATTGCAACCGGACTCGCTTTGAGGAGCTTTTCATCATGCCACATATAA
- a CDS encoding penicillin-binding protein 1A, whose product MILLKRTLQFFIICTLIGLFTLFSLYYYVKPDIPSVQVLKDVQLQTPMQVFTKDGLLINQFGEKRRIPVTIEQIPQSLINAFLATEDSRFYDHLGIDPIGIVRSALVLISTGEKKQGASTITMQLARNFFLTREKAYIRKVKEIFIAVHIENLLSKNEILELYLNKIELGNRAFGIGAAAQVYYGKELKDLTLAQMAMIAGLPKAPSALNPIRNPVRAKARRNVVLGRMLSERYITQSEYEETINQPITAFFHGAEIDLYAPYISEMVRAEMVAKYGIDKAYNSGFKIFTSVESHVQQAAQTALVNNLHSYDMRHGFRGPERLLWDAQTQPALSQAQILSQLKDVKQLGDLQAAVVLAVNEKTADVLLKNGELATLTWDNLKWARKYITRYRQSFAPKAATEILVPGAQIWLRKNDDNKYLLSQIPEASSAIVSLDPQDGRIKAIVGGYSFEQSQYNRAVQAKRQVGSNIKPFIYSAALEKGYTLASILNDAPINQWDKSQGIAWRPKNSPAVYNGPIRIRRALAQSKNVISVRLLRGVGLQRTADHLLKFGFDNKDINRSESLALGSASISPLELARGMSAFANGGHLIEPYFISEIQDAFGTVLFKANPALACDDNPQPLAVTNNSSLAIENIEQGEKAQQTVQCAPRIISKQNAFLIADAMNSAIWGGGSWSNKTGWTGTAWRAQRLGRRDLSGKTGTTNDSVDTWFSGFNRNVLTSVWVGFDNPGNTLGRSAYNNNLDSGQITGAESGAKTAQPAWNEFMRAALDGQPEAPIEPPEGLVSIRIDLATGLLSHKNDYTSRFEYFEKGTTPTSYVLSQPSDIFEENTKTEEELF is encoded by the coding sequence GTGATTTTATTAAAAAGAACTTTACAATTTTTTATCATTTGCACATTAATTGGACTGTTCACTTTGTTCAGCCTTTATTATTACGTTAAACCTGATATCCCCAGTGTGCAAGTTTTAAAAGACGTGCAATTACAAACTCCTATGCAAGTATTCACTAAAGATGGTCTGTTGATCAATCAATTTGGTGAAAAACGACGAATTCCGGTCACAATAGAGCAAATACCACAATCTCTCATTAATGCATTTTTAGCCACCGAAGACAGCCGTTTTTATGATCACCTTGGTATTGACCCCATAGGTATAGTCCGCTCTGCACTTGTACTTATATCTACCGGAGAGAAAAAACAAGGCGCTAGTACTATTACTATGCAGCTAGCACGTAACTTTTTCTTAACCCGCGAAAAAGCCTACATTCGTAAAGTAAAAGAAATTTTTATCGCGGTACATATTGAAAACCTATTAAGCAAAAACGAAATTCTTGAGCTGTATTTAAATAAAATTGAATTAGGTAATAGGGCGTTTGGTATTGGTGCAGCGGCGCAAGTTTATTACGGTAAAGAACTAAAAGACTTAACCCTTGCGCAAATGGCAATGATTGCTGGCCTGCCAAAAGCACCTTCAGCGCTTAACCCTATTCGCAACCCAGTGCGTGCTAAAGCGCGTCGTAATGTCGTACTTGGTAGAATGTTGTCTGAACGCTATATAACTCAAAGCGAATATGAAGAGACTATTAACCAACCTATAACGGCCTTTTTTCATGGCGCTGAAATAGATTTATACGCACCTTATATATCTGAAATGGTGCGCGCAGAAATGGTTGCTAAATACGGTATTGATAAAGCGTATAACTCTGGCTTTAAAATATTTACCTCGGTAGAGTCCCACGTTCAACAAGCTGCGCAAACGGCTTTAGTAAATAACTTACACAGTTACGACATGCGCCACGGCTTTAGAGGCCCAGAGCGTTTATTATGGGATGCACAAACACAACCAGCATTAAGCCAAGCGCAAATTCTTAGCCAGCTAAAAGATGTAAAACAGCTTGGCGACTTACAAGCCGCAGTGGTATTGGCGGTTAACGAAAAAACAGCCGACGTTTTACTAAAAAATGGTGAGCTGGCAACACTTACATGGGATAACTTAAAGTGGGCACGTAAATACATTACGCGTTACCGCCAAAGTTTTGCTCCTAAAGCTGCAACTGAAATATTAGTTCCAGGTGCACAAATATGGCTACGTAAAAATGACGATAATAAGTATTTATTGAGTCAAATTCCTGAAGCCTCTAGTGCTATTGTGTCTTTAGACCCTCAAGATGGCCGTATAAAAGCAATTGTTGGTGGTTATAGTTTTGAGCAAAGCCAGTACAACCGTGCAGTGCAAGCTAAACGCCAAGTAGGCTCAAACATTAAACCCTTTATTTACTCTGCAGCACTGGAAAAAGGCTACACTTTGGCATCAATTTTAAACGATGCCCCCATTAATCAATGGGATAAAAGCCAAGGTATTGCATGGCGTCCAAAAAACAGCCCTGCCGTTTATAATGGCCCTATTCGTATTCGCCGCGCCTTAGCGCAATCTAAAAACGTTATTTCGGTACGCCTTCTGCGTGGTGTAGGCTTACAACGCACTGCCGATCATTTACTCAAATTTGGTTTTGATAATAAAGACATTAATCGCAGTGAATCTTTAGCACTTGGTAGTGCTTCAATTTCTCCATTAGAACTTGCTCGTGGTATGAGCGCGTTCGCTAATGGCGGGCATTTAATAGAACCGTATTTTATATCTGAAATTCAAGATGCCTTTGGTACCGTGTTATTTAAAGCAAACCCAGCTCTAGCCTGCGATGACAACCCCCAGCCCCTCGCTGTTACAAATAACAGCAGCCTAGCGATAGAAAACATTGAGCAGGGCGAAAAAGCGCAGCAAACAGTACAATGCGCCCCGCGTATTATTTCTAAACAAAATGCATTTTTAATTGCAGATGCTATGAACAGTGCCATTTGGGGCGGCGGAAGCTGGAGCAATAAAACAGGCTGGACGGGAACTGCATGGCGAGCACAGCGTTTAGGGCGTCGTGATTTATCGGGTAAAACAGGTACCACAAACGATTCTGTTGACACTTGGTTTAGTGGTTTTAACCGCAATGTACTCACTTCAGTATGGGTTGGCTTTGACAATCCGGGCAATACTCTAGGTCGTTCTGCATATAACAACAACCTTGATAGTGGTCAAATAACAGGGGCTGAATCGGGCGCAAAAACAGCTCAACCGGCATGGAATGAATTTATGAGGGCAGCTCTTGATGGGCAACCAGAAGCGCCAATTGAACCACCTGAAGGATTAGTGTCTATTCGTATTGATTTAGCGACTGGCTTATTAAGCCACAAAAATGATTATACTAGCCGCTTTGAATACTTTGAAAAAGGCACTACCCCAACTAGTTATGTGCTTTCGCAGCCAAGCGATATTTTTGAAGAAAACACCAAAACAGAAGAAGAGCTATTTTAA
- the metL gene encoding bifunctional aspartate kinase/homoserine dehydrogenase II — MTNNIHKFGGSSLSSAERYKSVAKIILGQAQPGDCVVVSAAGKTTDTLVKLWQSYQQHDTQALADIVLQLNNHQSDLITQLLQGDLKRSALTTLNEELSLVTKLASTEQLQEAALLAHGELWSARLLAAYLQQLNVAACMQDARGLFTLSGGQLLHSQNTQQCSELISQHKINVVTGFIAANTMGDTVTLGRNGSDYSATLLASYCNAKQVYIWTDTQGIFSTDPRKVNKAIKYAKVCRAQANLLARLGNPVLHAKTLSPLKNTDIKLAVRSSFDVQASSTNVVKEGCVKQKRFITTLENIDLLSVEGLVEGEVTQVSQLIQHSLHHFSSAGETYLIVPAVATHQVVSYFAGRANISESNLHGCALVAPEQDINSLSTQARELLNLHNIEPRFVHQDSGYVLLLTDQLIDSDVLNVLHDKLITKGQEIALIVAGLGNVGDVFVSQLSAQLARLSTDFNIKLVGLARSQKLLFNPSGINVQHWKNQWQLEAVDYNSQDLLTAIGLLDYEHKVVIDITASEQFSQLYPDFVALDCHLISANKYAGTAPTPWYKALQHNIAQRNLHWRYNASVGAGLPINFALADLQNSGDKITRIEGVFSGTLSWLCSMYNGATAFSDLLLEAQQMGFTEPDPREDLSGRDMQRKLLILARELGVELDLNDIALAPLMPDELALGSWDDFLANKHKLDTFIEEHARNAKLQNAVLRYTGLLSIEHDSVTAKVGLAYVAPNDALANLTPGDNIFVINSQWYSNNALIIQGPGAGKEVTAAGVHSDLYWLIKNLK, encoded by the coding sequence ATGACTAATAATATTCATAAATTTGGTGGTTCGAGTTTAAGCTCAGCCGAGCGCTATAAAAGCGTTGCAAAAATAATTTTAGGGCAAGCTCAGCCTGGTGATTGTGTAGTGGTATCGGCTGCGGGGAAAACCACAGATACATTAGTAAAACTGTGGCAAAGTTATCAGCAGCACGATACTCAAGCGCTCGCTGATATTGTATTGCAGTTAAACAATCATCAAAGTGATTTAATAACGCAGTTACTGCAGGGGGATTTAAAGCGCAGCGCCTTAACCACGCTAAATGAAGAGCTAAGTTTAGTTACTAAATTAGCGAGTACTGAGCAGTTGCAAGAAGCAGCGTTACTCGCCCATGGTGAGTTGTGGTCAGCTCGTTTGCTCGCAGCGTATTTACAGCAACTTAATGTTGCTGCATGCATGCAAGACGCAAGAGGCTTGTTTACGCTAAGTGGTGGACAATTATTGCATAGCCAAAATACGCAGCAGTGTAGTGAGCTTATTAGCCAGCACAAAATTAACGTGGTAACAGGGTTTATTGCGGCTAATACCATGGGCGATACGGTCACTCTTGGTCGCAATGGTAGTGATTACAGTGCAACCTTATTGGCAAGTTATTGTAATGCTAAACAAGTCTATATTTGGACCGATACACAAGGGATATTTAGTACCGACCCACGTAAAGTTAACAAGGCCATTAAATACGCTAAGGTATGTAGAGCACAAGCTAACTTGTTGGCACGATTAGGTAATCCCGTTTTACACGCTAAAACATTATCGCCACTTAAAAATACCGATATAAAGCTTGCGGTGCGCAGTAGTTTTGATGTGCAAGCAAGCTCAACAAATGTAGTGAAAGAGGGCTGTGTAAAACAAAAACGTTTTATTACTACATTAGAAAATATAGATTTACTTAGTGTTGAAGGACTAGTTGAGGGCGAGGTAACTCAGGTTAGCCAGCTTATTCAACATAGTTTGCATCATTTTAGTAGCGCGGGTGAAACTTACCTAATAGTACCGGCAGTAGCTACCCATCAAGTAGTTAGTTACTTTGCTGGAAGAGCCAATATTAGTGAGTCTAACCTACATGGTTGCGCGCTAGTTGCCCCTGAGCAAGATATAAATTCATTGAGCACTCAAGCACGCGAACTGCTCAATTTGCATAATATTGAACCACGCTTTGTGCATCAAGATAGTGGTTATGTATTGCTATTGACGGATCAACTTATTGATAGTGATGTGCTTAATGTGTTGCACGATAAACTGATCACTAAAGGCCAAGAAATTGCCTTAATAGTAGCAGGGCTTGGTAACGTAGGGGATGTGTTTGTTAGCCAGTTATCGGCGCAACTAGCACGCTTATCAACCGACTTTAATATTAAGTTAGTAGGATTAGCACGTTCGCAAAAACTGCTATTTAATCCCAGCGGCATAAATGTACAGCACTGGAAAAACCAATGGCAACTAGAGGCTGTTGACTATAACAGCCAAGATTTATTAACGGCTATTGGCCTGCTTGATTACGAGCATAAAGTGGTTATAGATATAACCGCCAGTGAGCAATTTAGCCAGCTATACCCAGATTTTGTTGCACTTGATTGTCATTTAATTAGTGCTAATAAGTATGCTGGTACCGCGCCAACTCCTTGGTATAAAGCGTTGCAACACAATATTGCACAGCGTAATTTACATTGGCGCTATAACGCCAGTGTGGGTGCCGGTTTACCAATTAACTTTGCCCTTGCAGACTTACAAAACAGTGGCGATAAAATAACACGCATAGAAGGCGTTTTTTCGGGTACGCTATCGTGGTTATGTAGTATGTATAATGGCGCCACTGCATTTTCTGACTTATTACTTGAAGCGCAACAAATGGGCTTTACTGAACCCGATCCGCGTGAAGATTTATCGGGACGAGATATGCAGCGTAAGCTCCTTATTTTAGCGCGAGAGTTAGGAGTTGAGTTAGACCTTAACGACATTGCCTTAGCGCCATTAATGCCCGATGAGCTAGCGCTAGGTAGTTGGGATGACTTTTTAGCTAATAAACATAAGCTCGATACTTTTATTGAAGAGCATGCGCGCAATGCAAAATTACAAAACGCGGTACTTCGTTATACAGGTTTACTGAGTATTGAGCACGATAGCGTAACGGCCAAAGTAGGGTTAGCGTATGTTGCGCCCAATGACGCATTAGCAAACTTAACCCCGGGTGATAATATTTTTGTTATTAACAGCCAGTGGTACAGCAATAATGCCTTGATTATACAAGGCCCAGGTGCCGGCAAGGAAGTGACTGCTGCAGGCGTTCATTCTGACTTATATTGGCTGATAAAAAACTTAAAGTAA